The Prinia subflava isolate CZ2003 ecotype Zambia chromosome 5, Cam_Psub_1.2, whole genome shotgun sequence genome window below encodes:
- the LOC134550607 gene encoding prospero homeobox protein 2-like, translated as MCVSGGVLRDMLSLGCAMCRLSLTPRQMQEALTPGHLKKAKLMFFFTRYPSSTLLKTYFLDVQFSRCITSQLIKWFSNFREFYYIQVEKFARQALLEGVVDACTLQVSRDSELFRALNMHYNKGNDFEVPGRFLEVASLTLQEFFSAVRAGKDADPSWKKPIYKIISKLDSDIPEGFKAAGCSQELLHS; from the exons ATGTGTGTGTCAGGGGGGGTGCTCAGGGACATGCTGAGCTTGGGGTGTGCTATGTGTAGGCTTTCCTTGACCCCAAGGCAGATGCAGGAGGCGCTGACCCCCGGGCACCTGAAGAAGGCCAAGCTGATGTTTTTCTTCACCCGCTACCCCAGCTCCACTCTGCTGAAGACCTACTTCCTCGATGTGCAG TTCAGCCGCTGCATCACCTCCCAGCTCATCAAGTGGTTCAGCAACTTCCGTGAGTTTTACTACATCCAGGTGGAGAAGTTTGCCCGGCAGGCCCTGCTGGAGGGTGTTGTGGATGCTTGCACTCTCCAGGTCTCCCGGGACTCAGAGCTCTTCCGTGCCCTCAACATGCACTATAACAAGGGGAATGACTTTGAG gtgccagggcGCTTCCTGGAGGTGGCCAGCCTGACACTGCAGGAGTTCTTCAGTGCCGTCAGGGCAGGCAAGGATGCCGACCCCTCCTGGAAGAAACCTATTTACAAAATCATTTCCAAACTGGACAGTGACATCCCAGAAGGGTTCAAAGCTGccggctgctcccaggaacTGCTCCACAGCTGA
- the LOC134551482 gene encoding prospero homeobox protein 2-like, whose translation MPWKSGRKKSLALCLENCCMRSCFLLFLQFHTISRLKHQTSGKPASLSRQEEDTMDSRTGFEQDRDCVTSGHGQGLKLEPCFQSDSHLPSPSASLIPQLLSHTVVGRNLDPTILFASSQAVALPHDYKCGACPGEVQALASPRTCAPAPVPRAGDGDQLSSQHPREQLCDQHLRAKRARVESIIQGMSLPPTPQAFDMSPEVAVRHERERTGEMTQENKRKTRVPQQGVGAAGRVAPTGGSSHAKGCQQMKEQLCFLQQQLRWLQEKFYQVCDSEDAAQTQEDSEKVQPLPGKPEDRLNKDSATDTTNPHKVPLRGSILEVCGLEEAEDRGDAGGLPSAVRVLSQALKHELAVVTSQVVDSVLKTVWPKADSYIQKQHHSLPMLGPDARRENSAGGKCRKLLVKPSPMNAPGSLGSPQAETLPGAPGKSPGSYAGSFSSKGVRKSSRVPSMGYSLGSATPVQHSQLLSQLLGYRQHSLWGSDSHESPSALERGCPEPLNLHWGTVKLRSSIVRQQQHHPLPLSPANMDSLALLPAGRDGHSELPAANDGAPFASTHISFGGSQRSLRNGLKRCGQEKRATATPQGWSDAVA comes from the exons ATGCCATGGAaatctgggaggaaaaaatctCTGGCCCTGTGCTTGGAAAACTGCTGTATGAGATCCTGTTTCTTGCTCTTTCTCCAGTTCCACACCATTAGCAGGCTGAAACATCAAACATCTGGGAAGCCTGCCAGTCTGTCCAGGCAGGAAGAAGATACAATGGACAGCAGGACTGGCTTTGAGCAGGACAGAGACTGTGTCACTTCAGGGCATGGCCAGGGGCTGAAATTGGAGCCCTGTTTCCAGAGTGACTCTCACTTGCCTTCCCCCAGTGCATCCCTGATACCACAGCTCCTCAGCCACACAGTGGTTGGCAGGAACCTGGATCCCACCATCCTTTTTGCTTCCTCTCAGGCAGTGGCCTTGCCTCATGACTACAAATGTGGTGCATGTCCTGGAGAAGTGCAAGCCCTGGCTTCTCCCAGGACCTGTGCCCCGGCTCCTGTGCCCCGTGCTGGTGATGGGGACCAGCTCTCCAGCCAGCACCCAcgggagcagctctgtgaccAGCACTTACGGGCCAAGCGGGCCAGGGTGGAGAGCATCATCCAGGGCATGAGCCTCCCACCAACCCCTCAAGCATTTGACATGAGCCCAGAGGTGGCTGTCAGGCATGAGAGGGAGAGAACTGGTGAGATGACCCAGGAGAACAAGAGGAAGACAAGGGTGCCCCAGCAGGGTGTGGGGGCAGCTGGACGAGTGGCTCCCACCGGGGGCAGTTCCCATGCCAAGGGCTGCCAGCAGATGaaagagcagctttgctttttacAGCAGCAGTTGAGGTGGCTTCAGGAGAAGTTCTATCAAGTCTGTGACTCTGAGGATGCTGCCCAAACCCAGGAAGATTCTGAGAAAGTGCAGCCACTGCCTGGAAAGCCTGAAGACAGACTGAACAAGGACAGTGCCACTGACACCACCAACCCACACAAAGTTCCTCTCAGGGGGAGCATCCTGGAGGTGTgtgggctggaggaggctgaggacAGAGGTGATGCGGGTGGCCTGCCCTCGGCAGTGAGGGTGCTCTCACAGGCACTGAAGCATGAGCTGGCTGTGGTGACATCCCAGGTAGTGGACTCTGTCCTGAAGACTGTCTGGCCAAAGGCAGACAGCTACATCCAGAAGCAGCACCACAGCCTTCCAATGCTGGGGCCAGATGCCAGGAGAGAGAATTCTGCTGGTGGGAAATGCAGAAAGCTACTTGTTAAGCCATCTCCCATGAATGCACCAGGCTCCCTGGGCTCACCCCAGGCTGAGACActgccaggagctccagggaaGAGCCCGGGCTCTTATGCTGGCTCCTTCAGTTCAAAGGGGGTCAGAAAATCCTCTCGGGTACCCAGCATGGGTTATTCACTGGGCTCAGCCACCCctgtccagcacagccagctgctgAGCCAGCTGTTGGGCTacaggcagcacagcctctgGGGCAGTGACTCTCATGAGAGCCCATCTGCTCTGGAGAGGGGTTGTCCAGAGCCCCTCAACTTGCACTGGGGAACTGTTAAACTGAGATCATCGATCgtgagacagcagcagcaccacccccTGCCCCTGAGCCCTGCCAACATGGACAGCCTGGCACTACTGCCAGCTGGCAGGGATGGCCACAGTGAGCTGCCAGCTGCAAATGACGGAGCACCCTTTGCCTCGACCCATATATCCTTTGGGGGCAGCCAGAGGTCCCTGCGGAAT gggCTAAAAAGGTGTGGGCAGGAAAAGAGGGCCACTGCCACTCCTCAGGGTTGGTCAGATGCTGTAGCATAG